In the Enterococcus rotai genome, TTTTTTAAAAGCTTTGTAAATGAGAATCTTTTTCAATTAAATGCGATTGGCACACGAGTTACTCAGTGAAAAAAGGGCTAGAACTAAAATTGCAAAGTAAAGAGCATCAACTCGTTTTCAGTAGCATTTATAATGTTATGTTGAGTGAACGCTTCTAAAAATATTGCGTCCCCTTCGTGTAAGATAAGCACTTCATCTTGAAGTTCGATCGTTGCTTCACCTTTGATCACGTAATTGATTTCACAAAGATTATGAGCAATTTTTCTTCCGCTAGAAGAGGACTGTGCATCAATATAAATTTTTGAAATCACCATGTTGTTCGTATGTACGGGTAAATTAAACAAGGTATCATAATAAGTAGAATTTGTTTGCCAAGGATTGTAAATCTTACCTGAAGAGTTGCGAATAACTTTATAGCCATGAGCTGATGTTTCTTCGTCTTGGATCACTTGAGGCGCTTCATTCGCTAAAAGAGAAGCTACCGTGACATCAAGCGCATCTGCAATTTTTCGTAAAGCTTCTAGTGAGGGGCGATTCGTGCCACGTTCGATTTGCGATAAGAAGCTTGCAGAATAACCTGTTCTTTCACCAAGTTCCGTTAAAGTAATCTTTTTTTCTTTTCTTAAACTCTTAATTTTTCTAAATTCCATCTACAGCCGTCCTTTGTCTAAATTCCTTTTTTCATTCATATTATCTCGAATTCGTTACAAAATTACAAGCACTTGAATTTTAATGAATAAAAACACATCGTAATCTCATTATTGTGTTGACATTTTCATATACTAAACTTAAAATTGTAACCAATAATTCAAATTTAACAATCAAATTTAATTCAAAATTAAAAAAAGCGAGGTTATTTTTTCTTGTAGCATGATTTAATTTCAAAAACAATAAAGTAGAAGATTCACTGAAAATGAGTAAAAAATTAGAAGAAATACTATTGGGGGAAAAAAATTGAAAATAACAAAAATTAATGTAGCGCCCAAAGCTGTAAAACTAAAAGAACCAATCACCATTTCATTGGGAACGATCGAACACTCGATGAGTGCAATTGTTGAAATTGAAACAGACGAAGGAATTATCGGTTATGGTGAAGGCTCTCCTGGGATTCTGATTACAGGTGAGACACTGAAGGGGACAACGGAATGTATTCAATTATTTGAAAAACAATTGCTAGGTGTGGATCCATTAGATT is a window encoding:
- a CDS encoding helix-turn-helix domain-containing protein — translated: MEFRKIKSLRKEKKITLTELGERTGYSASFLSQIERGTNRPSLEALRKIADALDVTVASLLANEAPQVIQDEETSAHGYKVIRNSSGKIYNPWQTNSTYYDTLFNLPVHTNNMVISKIYIDAQSSSSGRKIAHNLCEINYVIKGEATIELQDEVLILHEGDAIFLEAFTQHNIINATENELMLFTLQF